Genomic window (Amorphus orientalis):
CGATGACGGGGAGGTCATTGCCTACGACCGGCTCGCGCTCGCCACGGGAGCCCGCAACCGCCGTCCGCCGGTCCCCGGCCTTGAAGACCCCGCGGTGCTGGAACTGCGCGATCTCGCCGATAGCCGCCGTCTGCTGGAACGGCTTGAGGGGCTCAGCCGTGTCGCCATCGTCGGTGCGGGCTTCATTGGTCTGGAAATCGCAGCCTTCCTTGCGGAGAAGGGCAAGTCGGTCGAGGTCGTCGAGCTTGCGTCCCGGGTGATGGCGCGTGCCGTCTCCGAGCCGGTCTCCGACTATTTCCTCTCCTATCACCGCGGTCTCGGCACCGAGATCCATCTGGAGACCGGCGTGACCGCGATCGCTCATGAGGCGGACGGTGTCCGTGTGGAGCTTTCAGACGGCCACGCGCTGCAGGCCGATGCGGTCCTCCTGGCCGCCGGGGTCGTTCCGAACGTGGAACTTGCGGAAGCGGCCGGCCTCGCGGTTGCGGACGGCATCGTCATCGACGACCGGCTCCGGACGTCCGATCCCGCGATCTTCTCGCTCGGCGACTGCGCTTCGTTCCCGTGCGCCTATCTCGACGGCCGGCAGATCCGGCTGGAATCGGTCCAGAACGCGAACGATCAGGCGCGCCTCATCGCCCGGCAGGTAATGGGCGGCGACGAAGCCTACGCCGCGCTCCCGTGGTTCTGGAGCTACCAGGGCGAGGCGCGCCTCCAGATCGCCGGCCTCGGCATCGGCT
Coding sequences:
- a CDS encoding NAD(P)/FAD-dependent oxidoreductase; protein product: MSIDSVVIVGAGHAGVELAHSLRKEKFEGRVVLISAEAVYPYQRPPLSKDFLKGGGDNPLLLKAEALYEKMGIELKLGRTVAGIDRDARTVTLDDGEVIAYDRLALATGARNRRPPVPGLEDPAVLELRDLADSRRLLERLEGLSRVAIVGAGFIGLEIAAFLAEKGKSVEVVELASRVMARAVSEPVSDYFLSYHRGLGTEIHLETGVTAIAHEADGVRVELSDGHALQADAVLLAAGVVPNVELAEAAGLAVADGIVIDDRLRTSDPAIFSLGDCASFPCAYLDGRQIRLESVQNANDQARLIARQVMGGDEAYAALPWFWSYQGEARLQIAGLGIGYDSTVLRGDPAEDKFSVFLYRDGRLVSVESVNAPGDHMASRKLIEKGIEVTPEAAADPATELKKLIV